A single window of Candidatus Hydrogenedentota bacterium DNA harbors:
- a CDS encoding type II toxin-antitoxin system HicB family antitoxin, giving the protein MRNYTFVVERCADTNLLVGYVPGFPGAHSQGETMEELRENMQEVISMLLEDGEPALESDFAGTQTVSVGL; this is encoded by the coding sequence GTGCGGAATTACACGTTTGTTGTCGAGCGTTGCGCGGATACAAATCTCTTGGTGGGCTACGTGCCCGGTTTTCCCGGCGCGCATAGCCAGGGAGAAACAATGGAAGAGCTTCGTGAAAACATGCAGGAAGTGATCTCAATGCTGCTGGAGGATGGGGAGCCCGCCCTTGAATCCGATTTCGCAGGCACGCAGACGGTGAGTGTGGGGCTTTAG
- a CDS encoding beta-galactosidase trimerization domain-containing protein, translating to MGKSSIDFRVTSRLLAAMRCLAAGICITLCATLRADVPSGPELLEAEHALSMEFETPHTKWAKPYAQGPTRVLFFAPWYQGSTEGREIIELMQRFDLEADAAYFAPGPKRLVGDGNPRWYGDPELATKRVLRLMEKPYDVFFLNQVPLSGLPDAVQTAIKSAVQAGAGLIYVGKDENWGQEVFTASESMPEAIKVTKAFTAGEGRILHLPLRDKLSYTLDWEVQLDYQMADQGRALLWAAKKEPKARVFIKADPDPRKTTITWSGVEQGAKVYATVRSATNNRFTMFEKEVGESGEAFLDQMLAPAGEYHIDGFIRTENGVEDWASISVRASQEKLLGELALVKDWFEIGETLEATIPIPTVETYKLHFDVVDKDGRVLQRHDAIPKDGVASFSSQIPDWFPMLVRVEAVLTEGSSKLDTASSYVRIVQRKRDQFHFMMWNTPTADLAPYGVESLARHGVTSILQGGDPPLSFSASELAYVPYAASFRASSHTVTAMLDEQGILKGGCVHDEEAMNKLVRETVERHRKSREHGIFVYSLGDENAVRASCLGPHCIKAYREYLKEVYGDIDALNASWGEKYTTFDDVNLFTEGPLPAPDAPEWFRDFYKQRFQKDITDDEIKFGEAQVGLGDINDEIRALQDENYARWYDRQAFQNWSYVKWCKRFLVAFKELDPQALTGFEGTDSFSLRRHTTRSRQGGDLDLFMREMEYFGPYHGPANEVVRSLAKPNFPTGNWIGYSMDPDEELGYYWGQITNNMNTIQWWRWDNIGEGYHGYLLPSLAPSPTARPLIEDTQVVRDGLGDLLMKYPMEKDGIAMLYSMPSTHIAHFDGNETYGLYNRDHDRWHEAIHNAGLQFDYVTDRQLRLGEFDASKYRVLILPLAFAIGEREASVIRDFVQQGGTLIADVRPGLYNDRCKPYESGGILDDVFGVKRGPKQKAADLDRMRIDGTLNGRKVYMEWGNWYGRDVYPQMYADPSVELTTGEALGWTFPIHFHHGLKYPAAIQNNFGQGKALLFNFAIYPAPFDEFLRQALAASGVEAAIQVREVATTAETQEVARLLDEGEQVPAGSGGPAVLDGEEGAHPEGVELTRWKNGDVELIALLGPESKELHVTLPEPRHVIDIKSKKSFGSVSEFPVALVKARASFFALLPDAPQPPEIDLGSADAAPGEVLTPTIAVPGPSGPRALKLHLNGPNDNQANWLADHVVIESGQGKVTIPFALNDPRGQWTLHAEDILTGASIAATITVK from the coding sequence ATGGGAAAAAGTTCAATCGACTTTCGGGTGACCTCCAGGCTGCTTGCCGCGATGCGCTGTCTGGCCGCGGGGATCTGCATCACCCTCTGCGCCACCCTCCGAGCCGATGTCCCATCAGGCCCCGAGCTCCTTGAAGCCGAACACGCCCTCTCCATGGAGTTCGAAACGCCCCACACGAAATGGGCCAAGCCCTACGCCCAGGGCCCCACGCGCGTCCTCTTCTTCGCCCCCTGGTACCAGGGCAGCACCGAAGGCCGCGAGATTATCGAACTCATGCAGCGCTTCGACCTGGAGGCCGACGCCGCCTACTTCGCCCCCGGACCCAAGCGCCTCGTGGGCGATGGAAACCCGCGCTGGTATGGCGACCCCGAACTGGCGACGAAGCGTGTCCTGCGCCTGATGGAAAAGCCCTACGATGTCTTCTTCCTGAATCAAGTTCCGCTCTCGGGATTGCCGGATGCCGTCCAGACAGCAATCAAGTCCGCAGTGCAAGCCGGCGCGGGGTTGATTTATGTGGGCAAGGATGAGAACTGGGGTCAGGAAGTCTTCACAGCGTCGGAGTCCATGCCCGAAGCTATCAAGGTTACAAAAGCATTCACCGCCGGGGAGGGGCGAATCCTTCATCTGCCCTTGCGCGACAAACTCTCCTATACCCTCGACTGGGAAGTGCAACTCGACTACCAGATGGCCGATCAGGGCCGGGCGCTCCTCTGGGCCGCGAAGAAAGAGCCGAAGGCGCGCGTCTTCATCAAGGCCGATCCCGATCCACGCAAGACGACCATCACCTGGTCCGGTGTGGAGCAGGGCGCGAAAGTCTACGCTACCGTGCGCAGCGCTACGAACAATCGCTTTACCATGTTTGAGAAAGAAGTCGGCGAATCGGGCGAAGCTTTTCTCGACCAGATGCTCGCCCCCGCGGGCGAGTATCATATCGATGGGTTCATCCGCACCGAAAACGGTGTCGAAGATTGGGCCTCAATTTCCGTGCGTGCGTCTCAGGAGAAGTTGCTCGGCGAACTTGCTTTGGTGAAAGACTGGTTCGAGATCGGTGAGACTCTTGAAGCCACTATCCCGATTCCGACCGTCGAAACGTACAAGCTCCACTTCGATGTCGTGGACAAGGATGGGCGGGTCCTGCAGCGGCACGACGCCATCCCGAAAGACGGTGTCGCGTCGTTCTCTTCTCAGATTCCCGACTGGTTCCCCATGCTGGTTCGCGTCGAAGCGGTATTGACCGAGGGAAGCTCGAAGCTGGATACCGCCTCGTCCTATGTCCGCATCGTCCAGCGCAAGCGCGATCAGTTTCATTTCATGATGTGGAACACGCCCACCGCCGATCTCGCGCCCTACGGCGTGGAAAGCCTCGCGCGCCACGGCGTCACATCCATCCTCCAGGGCGGCGATCCGCCCCTGTCTTTTTCCGCAAGCGAGCTGGCCTACGTGCCCTATGCCGCGAGCTTCCGCGCCAGCAGCCACACCGTCACCGCCATGCTCGATGAACAGGGCATCCTGAAGGGCGGTTGCGTGCATGATGAAGAGGCCATGAACAAACTCGTTCGTGAAACCGTCGAACGCCACCGGAAATCTCGGGAACACGGCATCTTCGTCTACTCCCTGGGCGATGAAAACGCGGTGCGCGCCTCCTGTCTCGGTCCCCACTGCATCAAGGCCTATCGCGAATATCTGAAAGAGGTCTATGGCGACATCGATGCCCTCAACGCATCGTGGGGCGAGAAGTACACCACCTTTGACGACGTGAATCTGTTCACGGAAGGGCCGCTCCCGGCCCCCGACGCCCCCGAATGGTTTAGAGATTTCTACAAGCAGCGCTTTCAGAAGGACATCACCGACGACGAGATTAAGTTCGGTGAGGCCCAGGTCGGACTCGGCGACATCAACGACGAGATCCGCGCCCTGCAGGACGAAAACTATGCCCGCTGGTATGATCGCCAGGCCTTCCAGAATTGGAGCTACGTAAAATGGTGCAAGCGATTCCTCGTCGCCTTCAAGGAACTCGACCCCCAGGCCCTCACCGGCTTTGAAGGCACCGACAGCTTCTCTCTTCGCCGCCACACCACGCGCTCGCGCCAGGGCGGCGACTTGGACCTCTTCATGCGGGAGATGGAATATTTCGGACCCTACCACGGTCCGGCCAATGAGGTGGTGCGCTCCTTGGCGAAGCCCAATTTCCCCACCGGCAACTGGATCGGCTACAGCATGGATCCCGACGAAGAACTGGGCTACTACTGGGGCCAGATCACCAACAACATGAACACCATCCAGTGGTGGCGCTGGGACAACATCGGCGAAGGCTACCACGGCTATCTCCTGCCCAGCCTTGCGCCCTCGCCCACGGCCCGCCCGCTCATCGAAGATACCCAGGTCGTGCGCGACGGCCTCGGCGATCTGCTGATGAAATACCCCATGGAAAAAGACGGCATCGCCATGCTCTACAGCATGCCCTCCACCCACATCGCCCACTTCGACGGCAACGAAACCTACGGGCTGTACAACCGCGACCACGACCGATGGCACGAGGCCATCCACAATGCCGGGCTCCAGTTCGACTATGTCACCGACCGCCAGTTGCGCCTCGGCGAGTTCGACGCATCAAAGTACAGAGTGCTCATTCTCCCCCTCGCTTTCGCCATAGGCGAGCGGGAGGCCTCCGTCATTCGCGACTTCGTACAACAGGGCGGAACCCTCATTGCCGATGTCCGTCCCGGACTCTACAATGATCGCTGCAAGCCCTACGAGTCCGGCGGCATCCTCGACGATGTCTTCGGCGTGAAGCGCGGGCCGAAGCAGAAAGCCGCCGATCTCGACCGCATGCGGATCGATGGAACCCTGAACGGACGCAAGGTGTACATGGAGTGGGGGAACTGGTACGGCAGGGACGTCTATCCCCAGATGTACGCCGACCCCTCCGTGGAATTGACCACGGGCGAGGCCCTCGGCTGGACCTTTCCCATCCACTTCCACCACGGGCTGAAGTACCCCGCCGCCATTCAAAACAACTTCGGCCAGGGGAAGGCCCTGCTCTTCAACTTCGCCATTTATCCCGCGCCCTTCGACGAATTCCTGCGGCAGGCCCTCGCGGCCTCGGGCGTCGAAGCGGCCATACAGGTGCGGGAAGTCGCCACCACGGCCGAGACGCAGGAAGTGGCTCGATTGCTCGATGAGGGCGAACAGGTCCCGGCGGGATCAGGCGGCCCGGCGGTGCTCGATGGGGAAGAGGGAGCCCACCCGGAAGGCGTGGAACTCACGCGCTGGAAGAACGGCGACGTGGAGCTAATTGCGCTGCTTGGCCCTGAATCAAAAGAACTCCACGTCACCCTTCCGGAGCCCCGTCACGTCATTGACATCAAGTCGAAAAAATCCTTCGGCAGTGTTTCGGAATTCCCCGTAGCACTTGTCAAAGCCCGCGCGAGTTTCTTCGCCCTCCTTCCGGATGCGCCGCAGCCACCCGAAATCGACCTCGGCAGTGCCGACGCGGCGCCCGGCGAAGTCCTGACCCCGACCATTGCGGTGCCCGGCCCCAGCGGCCCGCGCGCACTGAAACTCCATCTCAACGGTCCCAATGACAACCAGGCAAACTGGCTCGCGGATCACGTAGTCATCGAAAGTGGCCAGGGGAAAGTCACCATCCCCTTTGCGTTGAACGACCCCAGGGGCCAATGGACCCTTCACGCCGAAGACATCCTGACCGGCGCCAGCATAGCCGCAACGATTACCGTCAAATAG
- a CDS encoding bifunctional 2-methylcitrate synthase/citrate synthase (catalyzes the formation of citrate from acetyl-CoA and oxaloacetate), whose protein sequence is MSEVAYSPGLAGVIAGETTIGVVTNGKLLYRGYTIQDLAEKVCFEETAHLLLFGELPTAAELATLKQSLDEYRPLPEPVLRALRDIPAKHSMMDVLRSMVSLTGHFDPISGDDEAADRQRGLWLTAQIAGIIAARFRLLNGKEPIAPKPGLSHAAQLLYQCHGEVPDDLSAELVDLTLVLYAEHDFNASTFAGRVIISTKSDMVSAITGAIGALKGSLHGGANEAAMEMLKQFKTPEEASAWVAEALAQKKLVMGFGHRVYRDGDVRAVILEDKLRKLAVQKGQENWMAIYDAVKKPMVEQKKIYPNVDYPCGLVYYLLDLPIDVYTPLFAAARVTGWSAHIMEQARHNRIFRPISIYTGHAERPVPALSER, encoded by the coding sequence ATGAGTGAAGTGGCATACAGCCCGGGATTGGCCGGGGTCATCGCGGGCGAGACCACGATCGGTGTGGTTACGAACGGAAAACTGCTCTATCGGGGTTACACGATCCAGGACCTGGCGGAGAAGGTTTGTTTTGAGGAGACGGCGCACCTGCTTCTTTTCGGCGAACTGCCCACGGCGGCGGAACTGGCCACGTTGAAGCAATCGCTGGACGAGTACCGCCCCCTTCCCGAGCCGGTGCTGCGCGCGCTTCGCGATATTCCGGCGAAGCACTCCATGATGGATGTGCTCCGCAGCATGGTGTCGCTGACGGGCCATTTTGACCCGATATCGGGGGACGACGAGGCGGCGGACCGGCAGCGGGGCCTTTGGCTGACGGCGCAGATCGCGGGGATCATCGCGGCGCGTTTCCGGCTGCTTAACGGCAAAGAGCCGATTGCGCCGAAGCCGGGATTGAGCCACGCGGCGCAACTGCTGTATCAGTGCCATGGCGAAGTGCCGGATGATCTGTCGGCCGAGCTCGTGGATTTGACGCTGGTGCTGTATGCGGAGCATGATTTCAACGCCAGCACCTTCGCGGGCCGGGTAATTATCTCCACGAAGTCCGACATGGTGTCGGCCATCACGGGGGCGATTGGTGCGCTGAAGGGATCGCTGCACGGCGGCGCGAACGAGGCGGCGATGGAGATGTTGAAGCAATTCAAGACGCCGGAAGAGGCGTCGGCCTGGGTGGCGGAAGCGCTGGCGCAGAAGAAGCTGGTGATGGGCTTTGGCCACCGGGTTTACCGGGATGGCGACGTGCGTGCGGTGATTCTGGAAGACAAACTGCGCAAGCTTGCGGTGCAGAAGGGCCAGGAGAACTGGATGGCGATTTACGATGCGGTGAAGAAGCCGATGGTGGAGCAGAAGAAGATATATCCGAATGTGGACTATCCCTGCGGGTTGGTTTACTACCTGCTGGATCTTCCGATAGACGTGTATACGCCTCTGTTTGCGGCGGCGCGCGTGACGGGCTGGAGCGCCCACATCATGGAGCAGGCGCGCCACAACCGCATCTTCCGCCCGATCAGCATCTACACGGGGCACGCGGAGCGTCCGGTTCCCGCGCTTTCGGAGCGCTGA
- a CDS encoding cold-shock protein → MPTGTVKFFNEQKGFGFINPDDGGDDLFIHISNVSPSEGLLKEGQKVSYEIGQGRKGPEAREVRSA, encoded by the coding sequence ATGCCCACAGGTACCGTAAAATTCTTCAATGAGCAAAAGGGTTTTGGTTTCATCAATCCGGACGACGGCGGAGATGACCTGTTCATCCACATCTCCAATGTTTCCCCGTCCGAAGGACTGCTGAAGGAAGGCCAGAAGGTCTCTTACGAGATCGGCCAGGGTCGCAAGGGACCTGAAGCCCGCGAAGTGCGCTCCGCGTAG
- a CDS encoding DUF1501 domain-containing protein, whose protein sequence is MKNLSKEYFPRSLSRREFLWKSGGGLGGIALAHLLARDGAFASPAPGLPLGLHHAPKAKRVIQLFMSGAASQCDTFDYKPELIKRAGQPFEPGGKVELFQSDAGVVMPSPWGWKQRGECGKWISDLVPHLATCADDMAFLPAMVAKSNVHGPATFMQTTGYLLPGFPSMGSWVTYGLGSETDNLPTFVVLPDARGFGPGGPKNWGAGFLPSNFQGTLIQPAKANPIADLFPPSGEYVTPQSDAEGLDVLEKLNRMHLAEREGDSRLDARIESYELAARLQVTAPEVLDLTGETDATKTLYGMDSPVTEDFGRNCLVARRMLERGVRFVQVWSGADNAFPRRNWDSHEDLHKDHGEMAASMDKPAAGLLKDLKSRGMLDDTIVIWTTEFGRMPCSQGSAGRDHNPFTFTSWLAGGGIKGGVTYGASDEWSYKAVENVTYGYDLHATVLHLLGIDHRRLTVRHNGIDRRLTDVHGNVIGDILA, encoded by the coding sequence ATGAAAAACTTGTCTAAGGAGTATTTTCCCCGCTCCCTTTCGCGCCGCGAGTTCCTTTGGAAATCCGGCGGTGGTCTGGGCGGTATTGCCCTGGCCCATTTGCTTGCGCGGGATGGGGCTTTTGCCAGCCCCGCGCCCGGGTTGCCGCTGGGGCTGCATCATGCGCCAAAAGCGAAGCGCGTGATCCAGCTTTTCATGTCGGGCGCGGCGAGCCAGTGCGACACTTTTGATTATAAGCCCGAGTTGATCAAGCGGGCTGGTCAGCCTTTCGAGCCCGGTGGCAAGGTGGAGTTGTTTCAGAGCGATGCGGGCGTGGTGATGCCTTCGCCGTGGGGGTGGAAGCAACGGGGCGAGTGCGGGAAGTGGATCAGCGATCTGGTGCCCCATTTGGCGACCTGCGCGGATGACATGGCCTTTCTCCCCGCGATGGTGGCAAAGTCGAATGTGCATGGCCCGGCCACCTTTATGCAGACGACGGGTTACCTCTTGCCCGGATTTCCAAGCATGGGCTCCTGGGTAACGTATGGTCTCGGCAGCGAGACGGACAACCTCCCTACGTTTGTGGTGTTGCCAGACGCGCGGGGCTTTGGTCCGGGCGGCCCGAAGAACTGGGGCGCGGGTTTTCTTCCTTCGAACTTTCAGGGAACGCTCATCCAGCCCGCCAAGGCGAATCCCATTGCGGATCTTTTTCCGCCGAGTGGCGAATACGTCACGCCGCAGAGCGATGCGGAAGGATTGGACGTCCTGGAGAAGCTGAATCGCATGCACCTGGCGGAGCGCGAGGGGGACTCGCGGCTGGACGCGCGAATCGAGAGCTATGAATTGGCCGCGCGACTTCAGGTGACGGCGCCGGAGGTGCTGGACCTGACGGGCGAGACGGATGCGACCAAGACGCTTTATGGCATGGACAGTCCCGTGACGGAGGACTTTGGCCGGAATTGTCTGGTGGCGCGGCGGATGCTGGAGCGGGGTGTTCGTTTTGTCCAGGTGTGGAGTGGCGCGGACAATGCTTTCCCCCGCCGCAACTGGGATTCCCACGAAGATTTGCACAAGGATCATGGCGAGATGGCGGCGAGTATGGACAAGCCCGCGGCCGGTCTGTTGAAGGATCTGAAGTCACGGGGCATGCTGGACGATACGATCGTAATCTGGACCACGGAGTTTGGTCGCATGCCATGCAGCCAGGGTAGCGCGGGCCGTGATCACAATCCCTTCACGTTCACGTCGTGGCTTGCGGGAGGCGGTATCAAGGGGGGCGTGACCTACGGCGCGAGCGATGAGTGGTCCTACAAGGCGGTGGAAAATGTGACGTATGGCTATGATCTGCACGCGACGGTGCTGCATCTGCTGGGCATTGACCACCGACGGCTGACGGTGCGGCATAACGGAATCGACCGAAGGCTTACGGACGTGCATGGGAATGTAATTGGGGACATTCTGGCGTAG
- a CDS encoding DUF1553 domain-containing protein, with amino-acid sequence MFRAFMVVVLFGVASAFAADAPVHYSRDVLPVLASKCFTCHGPDAEHRKAGLRLDQKEGLFGPLKSGNIAVVPGDTAKSTLFHRVTTTDAEEVMPPADAPKPLSEEEKQTLIRWIEEGAPWTGHWAFEPLQESAPPAIEGDTWSRNPIDQFIRAAQVERGLTPSPEADRRTLIRRLSFDLLGLPPTPEEVDAFIRDARPDAWERLVDVMLASPRYGERWARHWLDVAHYGDTHGYDKDKRRENAWPYRDYVINALNGDKPYGRFIQEQIAGDALYPDDPQATVALGFLAAGPWDFVGHVELREGTIDKAITRNLDRDDIVSTVMASVSSLTAGCARCHDHKFDPISQEDYYSLQAVFAGIDRADRDFDDDPAVHRKRLEIAKVRDGLLRADERFKAQLKALTSPDLVAVNEALKPLETRLEELSRKDSPTNGYHSAIETRADETKWVQVDLGASMPLEKIRLVPARPVDFTDTPGFGFPLRFKVEASEDGAFTSPVVIADYTETEHGFRTDHAVELDGKGVSGRYVRVTATRLFKRLEDYVFALAELEIYSGGANVASGKGVSALDSIDGGRWNTAYLVDGYDSHQRLEAPGVERPEAATIAAIERAVATLKAERETITLGLLPEGDRAGYEENQHALAEATAAWDALPEPRKVFAGTSRYARNGNFAPPEAVRPIHLLIRGSEKTPGPEVGPGTVGCIAGLESRFGVSGDESERRAALAHWLTDERNPLPWRSIVNRVWHYHFGQGIVSTPNDFGRMGAPPTHPELLDWLAAEFLKNGQSLKWLHRQIVTSATYRQSSASNPTFESLDGGNQFLWRMNRRQLEAEALRDATLAVSGKLDLSMGGPGVNFFVFEDDHSPRYKYAEFDPADPSGFRRSIYRFVVRSVPDPFMTNMDCADPSQSVPVRNQTLTAIQALSMLNNPVTVRQAAYFAERVAQGGATVSAQVEAAYRIALNRGPSAEELVALAPYAEKNGMAAACRVILNSNEFMFVD; translated from the coding sequence ATGTTTCGGGCTTTCATGGTTGTCGTCCTCTTTGGCGTTGCTTCCGCATTCGCGGCCGATGCTCCGGTGCATTATTCCCGCGATGTGCTGCCTGTTCTCGCGTCGAAGTGCTTCACCTGCCACGGTCCTGACGCGGAACACCGTAAGGCGGGGTTGCGCCTCGATCAGAAAGAGGGGCTGTTTGGGCCGCTGAAGTCGGGCAATATCGCGGTTGTGCCGGGCGACACGGCGAAGAGTACATTGTTCCACCGCGTCACCACGACGGACGCGGAGGAGGTGATGCCACCCGCCGACGCCCCTAAGCCCCTCAGCGAGGAAGAGAAGCAGACCCTCATCCGGTGGATTGAGGAGGGCGCGCCGTGGACGGGACACTGGGCTTTTGAACCCTTGCAGGAAAGTGCGCCGCCGGCCATTGAAGGGGACACCTGGAGCCGAAATCCCATCGATCAGTTCATTCGCGCGGCGCAGGTGGAAAGGGGCCTGACGCCTTCGCCCGAGGCGGATCGGCGCACCCTCATCCGGCGACTTTCTTTCGATCTGCTGGGCCTCCCCCCCACACCGGAGGAAGTGGATGCGTTTATCCGCGACGCACGACCGGATGCCTGGGAGCGGCTGGTGGACGTGATGCTGGCATCGCCGCGCTATGGCGAGCGGTGGGCGCGACACTGGCTCGACGTCGCCCATTATGGCGACACCCATGGCTATGACAAAGACAAGCGACGGGAAAACGCGTGGCCCTATCGGGATTACGTGATTAATGCGCTGAACGGGGACAAGCCCTATGGTCGCTTTATTCAAGAGCAGATCGCGGGGGACGCGCTTTATCCCGATGACCCACAGGCAACGGTGGCGCTGGGCTTTCTCGCGGCGGGGCCCTGGGACTTTGTGGGGCATGTGGAATTGCGCGAGGGCACGATAGACAAGGCGATCACGCGCAACCTGGATCGGGACGATATCGTGAGCACGGTGATGGCGTCGGTGTCGAGTCTGACGGCGGGTTGCGCGCGTTGCCACGATCACAAGTTCGACCCGATCAGCCAGGAAGACTATTACAGCCTCCAGGCGGTATTCGCGGGCATCGATCGGGCGGATCGCGATTTTGACGATGACCCCGCAGTGCATCGAAAGCGTCTCGAGATTGCAAAAGTTCGGGATGGACTGCTTCGCGCTGATGAACGGTTCAAGGCGCAACTTAAGGCGCTGACTTCCCCCGATCTTGTTGCTGTGAATGAGGCGCTGAAGCCGCTTGAGACGCGCCTGGAGGAATTGTCGCGAAAGGACAGTCCGACGAACGGCTATCACAGCGCGATTGAAACACGCGCCGATGAAACCAAGTGGGTACAGGTCGATTTGGGCGCTTCCATGCCGCTGGAGAAGATACGTCTGGTTCCCGCGCGGCCAGTGGACTTCACGGATACACCGGGCTTCGGCTTTCCGCTGCGCTTCAAGGTGGAGGCTTCGGAGGATGGTGCGTTTACTTCGCCGGTGGTGATTGCGGACTACACGGAAACAGAGCATGGCTTTCGCACGGACCATGCGGTGGAGCTGGACGGAAAGGGTGTGTCGGGGCGCTATGTGCGCGTGACGGCGACGCGGCTCTTCAAGCGTCTGGAGGACTATGTTTTTGCGCTGGCGGAATTGGAGATCTACAGCGGCGGCGCGAATGTCGCATCGGGAAAGGGGGTGTCGGCGCTGGACAGCATCGATGGCGGCCGCTGGAACACCGCCTATCTTGTGGATGGTTATGACAGCCACCAGCGCCTGGAAGCACCCGGAGTGGAGCGACCCGAAGCGGCGACCATTGCCGCGATCGAGCGCGCGGTGGCCACGCTGAAGGCGGAACGGGAGACGATCACGCTCGGCCTTTTGCCGGAGGGCGACCGCGCGGGCTATGAAGAGAATCAACATGCGCTGGCGGAGGCCACTGCTGCGTGGGATGCCTTGCCCGAGCCGCGCAAGGTCTTTGCTGGTACGAGTCGCTATGCCCGGAATGGCAATTTTGCCCCACCGGAAGCGGTGCGCCCGATCCACCTGCTGATTCGGGGCAGCGAAAAGACGCCGGGACCGGAAGTGGGCCCCGGCACGGTGGGCTGTATTGCGGGTCTTGAAAGTCGCTTTGGGGTGTCGGGCGACGAATCCGAACGGCGCGCGGCGCTGGCCCATTGGCTGACCGATGAACGCAATCCGCTGCCGTGGCGTTCCATCGTCAACCGTGTGTGGCACTATCACTTTGGTCAGGGAATTGTCTCCACGCCGAACGATTTTGGCCGCATGGGCGCGCCACCGACCCATCCCGAATTGCTGGACTGGCTTGCGGCGGAATTTCTGAAAAATGGCCAATCGCTGAAATGGCTTCATCGCCAGATCGTGACCAGCGCGACGTATCGACAGTCTTCCGCGTCCAATCCGACTTTCGAATCGTTGGATGGCGGCAATCAGTTTTTGTGGCGCATGAACCGTCGTCAACTGGAGGCCGAAGCGCTGCGCGATGCGACGCTGGCGGTGAGCGGCAAGCTCGACCTGAGCATGGGCGGGCCGGGCGTGAACTTCTTTGTCTTCGAGGACGACCACTCCCCGCGCTACAAGTATGCGGAGTTCGACCCGGCGGATCCCTCGGGCTTCCGGCGATCGATTTATCGTTTTGTGGTGCGCAGCGTGCCGGATCCCTTCATGACGAACATGGACTGCGCGGATCCTTCGCAGAGTGTGCCGGTGCGCAACCAGACCCTGACGGCGATTCAGGCGCTTTCGATGCTGAATAATCCCGTCACGGTGCGGCAAGCGGCGTATTTTGCGGAGCGGGTGGCGCAGGGTGGCGCGACGGTTTCGGCGCAGGTTGAGGCGGCCTACCGGATCGCCCTGAACCGTGGACCGAGTGCGGAGGAGCTGGTGGCGCTGGCGCCTTATGCGGAGAAGAATGGCATGGCGGCGGCGTGTCGGGTGATATTGAATAGCAATGAGTTTATGTTTGTGGATTGA
- a CDS encoding GxxExxY protein encodes MQFDTLSNRVIGCAIEVHKELGPGLLESTYRACLSHELTLQGIPHRIEAPVKVMYKGLDVECGYRIDLLVEESLVLELKSVAELVPIFEAQLLTYMKLANKSVGLLLNFNEVRLKDGIKRMVL; translated from the coding sequence GTGCAGTTTGACACACTATCCAATCGAGTTATCGGCTGTGCGATCGAAGTTCACAAAGAACTGGGTCCCGGACTCCTGGAATCCACCTACAGGGCTTGCTTGTCCCATGAGCTGACGTTGCAGGGAATTCCCCATCGAATTGAGGCGCCGGTGAAGGTGATGTACAAGGGCCTGGATGTGGAATGTGGATATCGCATAGACCTCCTTGTCGAAGAGTCGCTGGTGCTGGAGTTGAAGAGCGTAGCGGAACTCGTTCCTATCTTTGAAGCCCAGTTGCTGACCTACATGAAGCTTGCGAACAAATCTGTTGGCCTCTTATTGAATTTCAATGAAGTGCGTTTGAAAGATGGCATAAAGCGGATGGTGTTGTAG
- a CDS encoding cold-shock protein: protein MPIGTVKFFNETKGFGFIHPDNGGDDLFVHISNIDPSEGTLTEGQKVHYEIGQGRKGDEARSVRSA, encoded by the coding sequence ATGCCCATCGGTACCGTAAAATTCTTCAATGAGACCAAAGGTTTCGGCTTCATCCACCCCGACAACGGCGGAGACGATCTGTTCGTTCACATTTCGAACATCGACCCTTCCGAAGGCACGCTTACGGAAGGCCAGAAGGTCCATTACGAAATCGGCCAGGGACGCAAGGGCGACGAAGCCCGCTCCGTCCGCTCGGCGTAA